The Labrus mixtus chromosome 21, fLabMix1.1, whole genome shotgun sequence nucleotide sequence ttgtctcctccctccctcccttttctctttcttttcctacctccctccctttcctctcctcctctcctcctctcctcctctcctcctctctttctgggtttgtttttcctctcctctcgaGCACACGAGGTTTAATGTGTCCTGGCTGCAGGAGGCGGGGAGCAGGGGGAGGAGTACAAGAGATGACAGCCTCTGATTGGATGAAAGTAGGTCAACTCCGCCCATTCCTCTCTCaagcctgtatgtgtgtgtgtgtgtgtgtgtgtgtgtgtgtgtgtgtgtgtgtgtgtgtgtgtgtgtgtgtgtgtgtgtgtgtgtgtgtgtgtgtgtgtgtgtgtgtgtgtgtgcgtgttactCAGCAGCTCCAATTaagaaataaattataaattatctCGAACTTCCTAGAGagcagagccgtgtttacatggacaggacggccggctcctccccttgtgtataaaagctgttttagtcaagaactagagagaagaacatactcactgattatttggatgttagtaagagtttttagatcacgctcattctgtgtcagtttacatgaaatgtgaagctacgagctaactaaagagcgctaacattagcatgctaacacaacaatgtgaagctacgagctaactaaagaagaagaagaagaagaatttatactNNNNNNNNNNNNNNNNNNNNNNNNNNNNNNNNNNNNNNNNNNNNNNNNNNNNNNNNNNNNNNNNNNNNNNNNNNNNNNNNNNNNNNNNNNNNNNNNNNNNNNNNNNNNNNNNNNNNNNNNNNNNNNNNNNNNNNNNNNNNNNNNNNNNNNNNNNNNNNNNNNNNNNNNNNNNNNNNNNNNNNNNNNNNNNNNNNNNNNNNtgtgtgtgtgtgtgtgtgtgtgtgtgtgtgtgtgtgtgtgtgtgtgtgtgtgtgtgtgtgtgtgtgtgtgtgtgtgcgcgtgttaCTCAGCAGCTCCAATTaagaaataaattataaattatctCGAACTTCCTAGAgagcagagctgtgtttacatggacgggacggccggctcctccccttgtgtataaaagctgttttagtcaagaactagagagaagaagaagaacatactcactgattatttggatgttagtaagagtttttagatcacgctcattctgtgtcagtttacatgaaatgctaagctacgagctaactaaagagcgctaatattagcatgctaacacaacaatgtgaagctacgagctaactaaagagcgctaacattagcatgctaacacaacaatgtgaagctacgagctaattaaagagcgctaacattagcatgctaacacaacaatgtgaagctacgagctaactaaagagcgctaacattagcatgctaacacaacaatgtgaagctacgagctaactaaagagcgctaacattagcaagctaatacaacaatgtgaagctacgagctaactaaagagcgctaacattagcatgctaacacaacaatgtgaagctacgagctaactaaagagcgctaacattagcatgctaacacaacaatgtgaagctacgagctaactaaagagcgctaacattagcatgctaacacaacaatgtgaagctacaagctaactaaagagcgctaacattagcatgctaacacaacaatgcaggacacagctgatgtgaagctacgagctaactaaagagcgctaacattagcatgctaacacgacaatgcaggacacagctgatgtgaagctacgagctaactaaagagcgccaacattagcatgctaacacaacaatgcaggacacaggtgatgtgaagctacgagctaactgaagagcgccaacattagcatgctaacacaacaatgcaggacacagctgatgtgaagctacgagctaactgaagagcgccaacattagcatgctaacacaacaatgcaggacacagctgatgtgaagctacgagctaactgaagagcgctaacattagcatgctaacacattaatgcaggacacagctgatgtgaagctacgagctaactgaagagcgctaacattagcatgctaacacattaatgcaggacacagctgatgtgaatctacgagctaactgaagagcactaacattagcatgctaacacaataatgcaggacacagctaatgtgaagctacgagctaactgaagagcgctaacattagcatgctaacacattaatgcaggacacagctaatgtgaagctacgagctaactgaagagcgctaacattagcatgctaacacattaatgcaggacacaggtgattgcagctcaagcTGAGGATAAGTTTGTCCACCACTTGCGCTTGATTCCTTCGTGTGAtcgtgagtggaggggggttggaggtgtgtctctggatgagagcggaggcttcagtatggaggaggcgtggcctaacagcagtttgttttggtttcatgctggagctcaatgGCGacctctactggatcaaaaggttgcacattcttcctttaataattTGAAATTTTGTCAAAacagttcatgtgtttgtgtccagatGTCGGTGGTTGATGGCGTGCAGTGAATTTGAACTTGAATTgacatttattctttatttcttgTAACTATGAACAGTTTAATCCTAGCCGTGTTTTGACTATAACTTACTCGCTGAAACAGAGCTGTGCGGAAGATATGTGAAGGACAATTAAAAAAGGATTAACATGAAACATGACAAGCAGGTTTGCAGAATTGTAATAGGTTAATCGTCTCTGGGAGTTGTCTTCTGTTAatcttttgatgttttattttggacaGGGTTCATCGAGGACATGCACGGGGGTCTGTTTAAACcacagtgtcatctgcatacaagGGCGTATTTACACATTCAGTCTATGATTAAAGACATGTCATCGTCTTGTCGTGATGACATGATTATGTCACATAGATCCTTGTGGCCACACAAGTCTTGTGATAACTTTTTGGGTGCTAACAGGTAGAtgctaattgttgctaacatgtaaataaaataaagttctaATGTGACCAGTTGTGaaaagtggagctcagacttgttggacggtctgttagtccaataaagctcacagagagacagattattagtctgatgTATACgaaaaaatctccaaaaggctccaacagcacaaacacggcccagaggttaaaggtcagagactgaattagctgaggtgacacctaacagcaaaaaataaaactttaaaaaacaaaatcaacccGTCAAGTTGTCATAAATAGAGGAACAAGCTATAaaaaccaaaactgtttttgtaccaggatgtaaacatgtttattttaacatggggctctatggggactgactcactgcaggagacagactctagtggacactgggggaactgcagctgtaaagttagacattttaacatggggctctatgaggactgactcactgcaggagacagactctagtggacactggaggaactgcagctgtaaagttggacattttaacatggagctctatgaggactgactcactgcaggagacagactctagtggacactggaggaactgcagctgtaaagttggacattttaacatggagctctatggggactgactcactgcaggagacagactctagtggacactgtaggaactgcagctgtaaagttagacattttaacatggggctctatgaggactgactcactgcaggagacagactctagtggacactggaggaactgcagttgtaaagttggacattttaacatggagctctatggggactgactcactgcaggagacagactctagtggacgcTGGAGGAAcggcagctgtaaagttagacattttaacatagagctctatggggactgactcactgtaggagacagactctagtggacactggaggaactgcagctgtaaagttagacattttaacatagagctctatggggactgactcactgcaggagacagactctagtggacactggaggaactgcagtttagGGTTGCCTCAATTATTTTTTAGCTTGCCACTTGTTGGAATAAATGTAAAGGGCCTACAGAAAGTAATCAGCAAAGTATATTAACAACCCTAAAATCTTTATAAAACTTGGATTATtaatatttcttatatttttatttgttgggaTACTTTAAGGAAACTTTGACTCGTGATCTTAAAGTGGCTGctctggttttaaaaacaacCTCTGATGGTTAAAAAGGACAATACCTGTCTGCTGCAGGTTGGAGGCTTTATAACTGGGTCACTTTAAGAGTAAGGTTCGAGTTTatgttcagtgtttcatgtttctgaTGGTGAACAAAcagggtgagagagggagagagagagacagaaagagggggGTGTGGCTGTAAAGAGGGAGGGTGTTCGGCTCGCGGTTTGACGTCAGCAGTCCTCCGTTTTCACACATGGGATCGGTGATCGGTCTGTCCGCCTCCTGAAGCCCGCACAGGCACCGCAACAAGCGCACACGTCCGGCGCtcgctgttgtttttattctcaccCCCGGGTTTATTCTGAGGGCTTTAGTTCCTGCAGTCTTTTCATGTGGGCTCCGGATCAGAGGAAGCGTCACCACAGCGGCTGATTCACACTTTTCTTAttccatatatttatttttccttattTGTGGCTCCTGTGTCGCTCTCTCGGTTTCGTTGGATCTGCGGCTCCAGATGCAAGGAGGCGTGATGGAGAAAATGTCCCGACATCCCGTCCCCATGAACCCGAGTTTTCTCCCCCAGTCCACGCACGGAGTCCTGAAGTCTCTGCTGGAGAACCCGATGAAGCTGCCGCTGCACCATGAAGGTGAAGTTACACTGTGGCTGTGGCGCAGTTTTTCCTGTCTCACTTTACGAGTTGCTGcaggttcatttttttatgacGTTACAGTGTTCATTAGATGTAATTAGTCGAGGAATGTGAGCCACGCAGCCTCAGAGCCGTTTCTGTGCACCTTCAACAGGTCAGGACGCCTCACATTAAACCTGTTCTGGAGGCTGAAGTGACAGCTCACCTGTTGACATGTGGCTCTGACTCAGGCTGAAAGTTTGTACACCTGGAAAGACGTTTACATCCTGATAATTAAATCAACAAGACATATCACATATGAAATGGGAAATCAAATGTCTCAGTGTATAAATTACAGCCACTAATCTAATAGCTTTGCAGGTAACATTCACGCTTTATaatatgaatattttaatgtttaatgtcgGTTAAATGTGCAGacactgcagagctgcaggactCTTAAAAATGCGTTTCCCCCCCTCCTGCTAAACCCCTCCCCCCTAAGACTCTCTTCTTGGAAGCAGGTCAAAATTCTCTGAGTTAGAAAACAGTTCACCATGAAGAGAGaatttgacaatgaaaacaggTGAAAGGTTTTCAAAATTGTTCGTCATTGagcaaaaaaagcaagaaatatTTGCtcaaaatttaagaaaaaagagaTTCAGGGATTTGCAAAATATCTGCAGAGGAACACTGTActtaaaaatctatttattgtttagctcttaaatgtttaaaatctctctacttttttaaattcattcaatTCTTGGTCTAAATCAGCAGTTCTCAACaggtgggttgggacccaaaagtgggtcgtggagccGTTTTAAGTGGGTCacaaatgtgtgcctggaaaaaagtgtcaaaagtcTAAGAAGGGGTTCTGTTTCTTTGGATGAATCTGATTGGTTTAGAGTCGACACAAATTTGAGTCATGATTAGATTTTTCATGGAGGTGTTGGTAGAGGGTCCTGAAGctggaccagttgagaaccacgtGTCTGAATCGTCCTTTGAAACCATCCGTAATCCGTGTTTTTAGTTTGAAGTTGAGGTTTTAAATGTGGTTTGAACTCAGTtgaacgtttaaaaaaaaataaatcatctgaCACTGGTTCCAAACCCCTTAAATCAAAATAGTGTTGACATGTGACCTCCTTTTAACaagagaaaaactgtttttaatatCTCTAGCTGTTTTAATTGAAAGATTGGAGGGTAAATAGGCGAAAATCACCACAATTTATCAAAAAAGGAAAGTCAAATTTAAttgaaatgtgttaaatgtggattttctgtattataaaatgtttgtattcCTTTATTATCTCTTTAGTTTGGACTTTCTCGGACCTCCTAACATGTCTACATCCCCTGTTTTGCTGATCTGCACTTAGTCAGAACAAAACTCAGCTAATCTAAAGGTGTTCAAAAATTCAGCTTCCTCAAGTGTTTGAGCCTCTAATGTTATAAAGCCAACGTCTCAAATTAGAAATCAGAAAtgagaaactttattaacatgttttgtgttaaacttttattttgttaaaactgTTTTGGGTAATTCTGAACCTGAATGTACGAGCAGGAATCTGTCTTGTAAGCGTTGTTGGCtgtcacaaaaacatttctatccCGGCTCTTATTGATTCCAGTGAGAGCAATCCATCTGTACATGTCGAGGTCAGGTGTCACCGAGCTGATAAAGCTCCAGAGATGTCGTCAAGGacacaaaaaagtaaataaaacagccAGGAAAGTCCCGTTGTGATCAGAGAAATGAGCAAAtctgtatttgtctttgtaaaTCTCAGGTCACACCTTTGTTGAGtaattctttgtctttgtggACTTGTTTACAGTTTTGTGTTGGAGCGCTTAAAGCCACTAAACCGAAATCTGGACTCGCTTAGTGACGGGGTTTCGAGGTTAAAAATAGTCCCCTGAACACTCCCTTCTGACTTCACACGGAGTTTCCTTTTAATTTGAAGTGTTTCATCGTACAATATCTGGGGTTGGGCTggtgtcaacatttttttaaaccggTTTGATATCAAACCAAAACCAGACTGTATTACCAGTTTTTACCACCAGGTGTCCCGCGTAACTCTGCTGCCTCTCTGGAGGTCAGGTCAGACaatagctaacattagcattcatcTTAGCTCAAATTACCATTAGCTAGGCAAACTGAGCACTAGTGTAACAGTTTTATATTGTTAAAAGTAGGATTGTCACGATACTTGagttttaaattttgaaaaGATTGAactataaataaaagaatatcGATACCTCTCTTTCtaacatggaaacaaaaataGATAGAAGTCCCAATATTTggcaatttcttgtttttattaacaaaaattgcaggaaaacaaaacatttttgtacaatttagacCCTAGATCTTAgtattcagtgtttcccctaccattatattggggggggcGGCCCTTTCAACTTTtaagaaaggcgctgttgatgtCACCGGTGCTTTTTTCCAAATATGTGATATTCccagtattttcattttttaagaaattCTCCAAAAAACGTTTGCCAATTCAGTGGGCTAATGTCCTGAAGAGTTCATGTTTTAGGGATTATACTGACCGAGTTATTCCCTCTGCTTTCCTTCAGGTTTCAGCAaggagcaggagaaggagaagaaccTGGATGAGGAGCGTAGCGCCCCCCAGTCAGCCTTCCTGGGTCCCACGCTTTGGGACAAAACGCTGACCTACGATGGAGACACTTTCCAGCTGGAGTACATGGACCTGGAAGAGTTCCTGTCCGAAAACGGCATCCCCTCCAGTCCCTCCCAGCACCACCACAACCAGCATCAACCACACGCTCCATCACGCCACCCAACAAACATTCCCCAATCCAAGCCGGTGCCATCAGTGATGGACCTCAGCAACCACGCCTCCACCTCCATACACACAAGCATCATCTCTCCGAACTGCCTGCACAGCAGCCCGGCAAGAGCAGGTAACACAAAGTCCAGTTTGAGCTCATTCACTACCAGCTGACTTTATTCTTAAAAGGTCAACTTCACCTGTTTTCCTATATATCTGATTCTGTTAGAAAGAGTTGCTTCTTGATTTGCCTTCTTTTGGCCATCTAAAGCTtcaagtttttaaatgaaaagatccATGCAAATATTAGAACCATACAGTAAGCTGTTTGCAGTTTCAAGAGAACTAAAAGTTAGCTCAGAAGAGCCTCGAAATTAGCTTGGGTTTTTGGTTTAAGATGTGGGTAAATCAGAGTATCATCGGCATATCGgtgaaatttaattttaatgGTGAAATCAATGGACCAAGAACAGATCATTGTGGAACCCAAGAGATAAATTGAGGTGCATTTCCCttaatttaacaaataaatGTCAGTAAACCTGTTTAGAATTAATGACAACTGTATCTTCAATCAGAATTATGTTATTTACTGTGAAAAGTAGATTGGGCTCCCAAAAAAGGACAAAACTTTTACACAGAAATAATGTTGAGGTGTGTTAAAACGTTTGGTCTGAAAGATATCAAggagttgtaaaaaataaaacattatagtTTCAGAGAGCCTagctgaaatattaaaataccTAGTCATAAGAAGAAAACTACCAGAAAGCTGCATTTTTCTAGTATTTTTCAGCAAATTGTCCAATCAACAAATTCATGGATTGACAGATTGTTTCAGCTGTGGTTTGAGAGACTGTTGAGTGCTTTCTTGAACATAAAAGAAATGTTAACTAAATAGAAATGTCCCACAAAAAGCTTGCATGCTTTTCTGTTACCATCTCTCACTCCTCAGTAAAAACGGCTACCAGAGCGTGAGTTTGAGCAGAAAGATTTCCTCTCGGCTTCCAGTCGTCGCTCTCTGAAAACAATAAGAGGAGCCATTCATCTGGTTCGTGATGAGTTGTAGCTGCAGTAGGAGGACGAGTCTGTCAGCGTCTTTGTCCCCTTGCGTGATTAGCAGTGATGGATGAGCAGAGAAAACAGACTGCATTCAGGCAGGCGGGAGATGTCCAGGGCTGCTGGGGAAATGGTTTTTGTTTGGAAAAGTCAATCAACAGggtgtaaaaaaatgaaacttgaCAAACAGTTTCAAGTTACAGAATGCCTCCAGTAGTTTTGAACCCAATGTATTGTCCatgtttggacaaaaaaaaggcttgTTTATCAGTTAAAcatggaaaatataaaaagttaaGGCACTTTTAAAAGTCATAGATTATCAGATTTAGGTATGGACATGATGCTagagttttaaactttgatacaattttagtaaaaatcaaatattaataCCTGTTTGGATACTACAGCAACAAAAGTAGAAGTCCAGGTCATCCGATTTTCGGTGATTCCTTGTCTTCAAAAATTGCAGCTGAACTCGTGCACACGGTCTCCTGCACAATTTAGACcgtgttctctctctttctctccaacaGTATCTGGTTAACGATACCATCAATAATCAATATAACAGAGATGGTATCTTTTGAAAACACTTATCAAATATACTACAATATATTACAAATATCAAAGCATCAAACAGTTTGACAACCTTACAAAAAGGACCCGAACCAGGTCAAAGTATCCCCCCTCAGAGCCCCCCAAAGTTTAAGCCATCCATActatttagacagtgtgcgggaGTCATCTTGCAATTTTTGATGGGATCAAATCAAGATGTTTttctggggggagggggggcagtaGCTCACTCCGGTTCAAGTCTGGAAATGTGTctggtgccaggtcacttcctgagcactgtcgAGGTgcacttgagcaaggcacctaaacCCCCAAcggctctttcatgtgcagccccctcactctgacatctctctattAGTTCATGTCTATAGCATCATATGTGTAAAAGTAATTTCCCCTCGttggattaataaaggatatcttcttcttAAAGCTTCGGTACTTTAAGATgctgtttaattattttaatatccTTTAATGTTTTGAAACACCAAAAGTACGACAGTCTGACCACGGTGTACTGAAAACTATCAAGTACCAAAAGCAGTCTGTTCAAAGTAATAAAAAGAGAGTTCCTGTTTTAAGTGggtttaaatatttgtaataaacAAACTTATAATCcgtaaatataaaaataaattaacaatgTGATCATTAGCTTGTGGTGGCTAATTTTAGCTAGCACTCTCAGTGTTAAGCAGATACTGCTGTGGAACAGAAATCACAGGCTCCCACTCTTACATAACTTTATGGTATCATGCTGTCATCCCACTGTTTTCATCACGTCACATGAATGTGGTTAAAGCACAAGGAAACAAGAAGTTAACCAACTGCAGCTCAGCAGCAATTTAAGATGATTTTATTTCCTACTTCAACAACATTTCAACTCATGGAAACAAAACACTCCTACCTCTAGAAGTTTACTTGAACATGTTgttgtcactttgtgtttgattaTAAAGTATTTCTTATTTAGTGTAGAAAAAGTTCTTATACTGCTGAACAACTCTAATTATTCAAACACTATGGCTCATTTATTCCAGGAAAAATGGTATGggaacttaaaggagcagtatgtaactctgacccctagtgtttaaaatgggtactgcagtttaaattctaaacatcatagagagctgtctccccccccccccctcctctctagagtccatgctcacacaggtcaccatgtggtggactctgaagcttcagtgtttatccagctgtgcatgggtctgtaaacctgaaccataaacacagacaaacttatttaacatttcaacattgttgttgtttttttattttcacacgcGACCTCTCCATCCTGCATGTTCAATCTTTTGTTTACGAGCTATGTTGTCAGTCAGAGAAAACACCATGCAGAAAACAGAGTTCAAAGTTCAAACCCTTTACCTTAAGCGGCCTGAAATCTgtagagtaagaggaggagccAGGTGCAAAGGTGAGAGcagctcaggtgtgttcagaTGTCAGGGAGGGAAACACGTCCGCCCCTGATGCAACGAGGAGTCGAATGCAGGGCAGATGTCCTGACCTTacaagagagtgtgtgtgtgagtgtgtgtgtgtgtgtgtgcgcgtgagaACTTCCACTTGAACTATTTTGCTCGCTCCATGCCTCGTGTttataaagaacaaaaacaagacgGCCCCTCACAGCGTGTAGAAACATGTGGCCCTCTTTGTgtggattatgtgtgtgtgtgtgtgtgtgtgtgtgtgtgtgtgtgtgtgtgtgtgtgtgtgtgtgtgtgtgtgtgtgtgtgtgtgtgtgtgtgtgtgtgtgtgtgtgtgtgtgtgtgtgtcttcatgagATCAGTGCTGTAGGAACATAGTGTTCCCTGCAGAAGTAGGCCAGTGGGCAGCAACCctctcttccacacacacatgaagtttCAACTCTGTTTATATTTACATCGGCTaataatctcacacacacacacacacacacacacacacacacacacacaactgtgtgGGTCACTCTGGTTTATGTTACGAGGGCGACAGCTTGAATCAGCTGCAGAAGTCGTGTTTCTAAAATCCTCTCTTAAAGAAGTTTGAGATGATTTCTAACCAGATGTTGGCGAGGT carries:
- the hlfb gene encoding HLF transcription factor, PAR bZIP family member b isoform X2, which translates into the protein MQGGVMEKMSRHPVPMNPSFLPQSTHGVLKSLLENPMKLPLHHEGFSKEQEKEKNLDEERSAPQSAFLGPTLWDKTLTYDGDTFQLEYMDLEEFLSENGIPSSPSQHHHNQHQPHAPSRHPTNIPQSKPVPSVMDLSNHASTSIHTSIISPNCLHSSPARAGLPSSRNTPSPIDPDSIHVPVRYEPDPADLALSSVPGQEMFDPRKHKFSDEELKPQPMIKKARKVFIPEDLKDDKYWARRRKNNVAAKRSRDARRLKENQIAIRAGFLEKENSAMRQEVAELRKELGRSKNILAKYEARHGPL
- the hlfb gene encoding HLF transcription factor, PAR bZIP family member b isoform X1, whose translation is MQGGVMEKMSRHPVPMNPSFLPQSTHGVLKSLLENPMKLPLHHEGFSKEQEKEKNLDEERSAPQSAFLGPTLWDKTLTYDGDTFQLEYMDLEEFLSENGIPSSPSQHHHNQHQPHAPSRHPTNIPQSKPVPSVMDLSNHASTSIHTSIISPNCLHSSPARAGLPSSRNTPSPIDPDSIHVPVRYEPDPADLALSSVPGQEMFDPRKHKFSDEELKPQPMIKKARKVFIPEDLKQDDKYWARRRKNNVAAKRSRDARRLKENQIAIRAGFLEKENSAMRQEVAELRKELGRSKNILAKYEARHGPL